From the Solanum lycopersicum chromosome 10, SLM_r2.1 genome, one window contains:
- the LIN8 gene encoding invertase 8 produces MDCFKKSFLFSLPFFLLYFSIILSFNNGVNASHRVFPGLQSTSAVDVKNVHRTRYHFQPPKNWINDPNAPMYYNGVYHLFYQYNPYGSVWGNIVWAHSVSTDLINWIPLEPAIYPSKVFDKYGTWSGSATILPDNKPIILYTGIVDAKNTQVQNYAIPADLSDPFLRKWIKPDNNPLIDADVNINKTQFRDPTTCWLGQDGHWRTLIGSLWGNKGMAILYKSRDLMKWTKVQQPLHSVDGTGNWECPDFFPVLLRGTNGLDASYKGENIKYVLKVSLDVTRFEYYTVGIYDTKKDKYIPDKTSIDGWKGLRLDYGNYYASKSFYDPSKNRRIVWGWANESDTVNDDVKKGWAGIQTIPRKIWLDSSGKQLVQWPVEELESLRGHKIQLSNRKLNKGDKIAVKGITPAQADVEVIFSFSSLDKAEPFDPNWANLYAQDVCAIKGSTVQGGLGPFGLLTLASKNLEEYTPVFFRVFKAHDKYKVLMCSDASRSTLENAKTMYKPSFAGYVDVDLTNKTLSLRSLIDHSVVESFGAGGKTCITSRVYPTLAIYDNAHLFVFNNGTETIKIESLNAWSMGKPKMNWSFGHSSY; encoded by the exons ATGGATTGTTTTAAAaagtcttttcttttttctttgccattttttttgttatatttctccataattttatctttcaaCAATGGCGTTAATGCTTCACACAGAGTTTTTCCAGGGTTGCAATCTACGAGCGCGGTTGACGTGAAAAATGTTCATAGAACTCGTTATCATTTTCAACCTCCTAAAAACTGGATTAATG ATCCCAATG CCCCCATGTACTATAATGGTGTCTATCATCTATTCTACCAATACAATCCATATGGGTCAGTATGGGGCAATATTGTTTGGGCCCATTCAGTTTCAACGGACTTGATTAATTGGATCCCACTTGAACCCGCAATCTATCCATCCAAAGTATTTGACAAATATGGTACATGGTCCGGGTCAGCCACAATCTTACCCGACAACAAGCCCATTATCCTCTACACCGGAATCGTAGATGCAAAAAATACCCAAGTCCAAAACTATGCAATCCCAGCGGACTTATCCGACCCATTTCTTCGTAAATGGATCAAGCCCGATAACAATCCATTAATTGACGCTGACGTTAACATTAACAAGACCCAATTCCGTGACCCAACCACGTGTTGGTTGGGTCAGGATGGTCATTGGAGAACCTTGATAGGAAGTTTATGGGGAAATAAAGGGATGGCAATATTGTATAAAAGTAGAGATTTAATGAAATGGACCAAGGTCCAACAACCACTACATTCAGTTGATGGTACTGGAAATTGGGAATGTCCTGATTTTTTTCCAGTGTTATTGCGCGGTACAAATGGATTGGATGCATCGTACAAAggggaaaatattaaatatgtcCTTAAAGTTAGCCTTGATGTTACGAGGTTTGAATACTATACCGTTGGAATATATGATACGAAAAAAGACAAGTATATTCCAGATAAGACTTCTATCGATGGTTGGAAGGGATTGAGACTTGATTATGGTAATTATTACGCATCCAAATCATTTTATGACCCTAGCAAGAATCGAAGAATTGTGTGGGGTTGGGCTAACGAATCAGATACTGTCAATGACGATGTTAAGAAAGGATGGGCGGGAATACAAACTATTCCTCGTAAAATATGGCTTGATTCGAGCGGAAAACAATTGGTTCAATGGCCTGTCGAAGAATTAGAAAGTCTAAGAGGGCATAAGATCCAATTAAGCAATCGTAAGTTAAACAAAGGAGATAAAATTGCAGTTAAAGGAATCACACCAGCACAG GCCGATGTTGAAGTGATATTCTCATTTTCAAGCTTGGATAAGGCAGAGCCATTTGATCCCAATTGGGCTAACCTTTATGCTCAAGATGTATGTGCTATTAAAGGCTCAACGGTGCAAGGTGGACTTGGGCCATTTGGGCTCTTAACTTTGGCTTCTAAAAATTTGGAAGAATATACGCCGGTATTTTTCAGAGTTTTTAAGGCTCACGATAAATATAAGGTTCTCATGTGCTCTGATGCCTCAag ATCAACCCTCGAGAATGCTAAGACAATGTACAAGCCATCATTTGCTGGATATGTAGATGTAGATTTAACAAACAAGACATTGTCTTTGAGGAGTTTG attGATCACTCAGTAGTAGAAAGTTTTGGTGCCGGAGGAAAAACATGTATCACATCAAGGGTGTATCCGACATTAGCAATTTATGACAATGCACATCTATTTGTCTTTAATAATGGGACAGAGACTATCAAAATTGAGTCATTGAATGCATGGAGCATGGGTAAACCTAAAATGAACTGGTCATTTGGTCACTCTTCTTATTAA
- the LIN8 gene encoding invertase 8 isoform X1 gives MDCFKKSFLFSLPFFLLYFSIILSFNNGVNASHRVFPGLQSTSAVDVKNVHRTRYHFQPPKNWINAPMYYNGVYHLFYQYNPYGSVWGNIVWAHSVSTDLINWIPLEPAIYPSKVFDKYGTWSGSATILPDNKPIILYTGIVDAKNTQVQNYAIPADLSDPFLRKWIKPDNNPLIDADVNINKTQFRDPTTCWLGQDGHWRTLIGSLWGNKGMAILYKSRDLMKWTKVQQPLHSVDGTGNWECPDFFPVLLRGTNGLDASYKGENIKYVLKVSLDVTRFEYYTVGIYDTKKDKYIPDKTSIDGWKGLRLDYGNYYASKSFYDPSKNRRIVWGWANESDTVNDDVKKGWAGIQTIPRKIWLDSSGKQLVQWPVEELESLRGHKIQLSNRKLNKGDKIAVKGITPAQADVEVIFSFSSLDKAEPFDPNWANLYAQDVCAIKGSTVQGGLGPFGLLTLASKNLEEYTPVFFRVFKAHDKYKVLMCSDASRSTLENAKTMYKPSFAGYVDVDLTNKTLSLRSLIDHSVVESFGAGGKTCITSRVYPTLAIYDNAHLFVFNNGTETIKIESLNAWSMGKPKMNWSFGHSSY, from the exons ATGGATTGTTTTAAAaagtcttttcttttttctttgccattttttttgttatatttctccataattttatctttcaaCAATGGCGTTAATGCTTCACACAGAGTTTTTCCAGGGTTGCAATCTACGAGCGCGGTTGACGTGAAAAATGTTCATAGAACTCGTTATCATTTTCAACCTCCTAAAAACTGGATTAATG CCCCCATGTACTATAATGGTGTCTATCATCTATTCTACCAATACAATCCATATGGGTCAGTATGGGGCAATATTGTTTGGGCCCATTCAGTTTCAACGGACTTGATTAATTGGATCCCACTTGAACCCGCAATCTATCCATCCAAAGTATTTGACAAATATGGTACATGGTCCGGGTCAGCCACAATCTTACCCGACAACAAGCCCATTATCCTCTACACCGGAATCGTAGATGCAAAAAATACCCAAGTCCAAAACTATGCAATCCCAGCGGACTTATCCGACCCATTTCTTCGTAAATGGATCAAGCCCGATAACAATCCATTAATTGACGCTGACGTTAACATTAACAAGACCCAATTCCGTGACCCAACCACGTGTTGGTTGGGTCAGGATGGTCATTGGAGAACCTTGATAGGAAGTTTATGGGGAAATAAAGGGATGGCAATATTGTATAAAAGTAGAGATTTAATGAAATGGACCAAGGTCCAACAACCACTACATTCAGTTGATGGTACTGGAAATTGGGAATGTCCTGATTTTTTTCCAGTGTTATTGCGCGGTACAAATGGATTGGATGCATCGTACAAAggggaaaatattaaatatgtcCTTAAAGTTAGCCTTGATGTTACGAGGTTTGAATACTATACCGTTGGAATATATGATACGAAAAAAGACAAGTATATTCCAGATAAGACTTCTATCGATGGTTGGAAGGGATTGAGACTTGATTATGGTAATTATTACGCATCCAAATCATTTTATGACCCTAGCAAGAATCGAAGAATTGTGTGGGGTTGGGCTAACGAATCAGATACTGTCAATGACGATGTTAAGAAAGGATGGGCGGGAATACAAACTATTCCTCGTAAAATATGGCTTGATTCGAGCGGAAAACAATTGGTTCAATGGCCTGTCGAAGAATTAGAAAGTCTAAGAGGGCATAAGATCCAATTAAGCAATCGTAAGTTAAACAAAGGAGATAAAATTGCAGTTAAAGGAATCACACCAGCACAG GCCGATGTTGAAGTGATATTCTCATTTTCAAGCTTGGATAAGGCAGAGCCATTTGATCCCAATTGGGCTAACCTTTATGCTCAAGATGTATGTGCTATTAAAGGCTCAACGGTGCAAGGTGGACTTGGGCCATTTGGGCTCTTAACTTTGGCTTCTAAAAATTTGGAAGAATATACGCCGGTATTTTTCAGAGTTTTTAAGGCTCACGATAAATATAAGGTTCTCATGTGCTCTGATGCCTCAag ATCAACCCTCGAGAATGCTAAGACAATGTACAAGCCATCATTTGCTGGATATGTAGATGTAGATTTAACAAACAAGACATTGTCTTTGAGGAGTTTG attGATCACTCAGTAGTAGAAAGTTTTGGTGCCGGAGGAAAAACATGTATCACATCAAGGGTGTATCCGACATTAGCAATTTATGACAATGCACATCTATTTGTCTTTAATAATGGGACAGAGACTATCAAAATTGAGTCATTGAATGCATGGAGCATGGGTAAACCTAAAATGAACTGGTCATTTGGTCACTCTTCTTATTAA
- the LIN8 gene encoding invertase 8 isoform X2, giving the protein MYYNGVYHLFYQYNPYGSVWGNIVWAHSVSTDLINWIPLEPAIYPSKVFDKYGTWSGSATILPDNKPIILYTGIVDAKNTQVQNYAIPADLSDPFLRKWIKPDNNPLIDADVNINKTQFRDPTTCWLGQDGHWRTLIGSLWGNKGMAILYKSRDLMKWTKVQQPLHSVDGTGNWECPDFFPVLLRGTNGLDASYKGENIKYVLKVSLDVTRFEYYTVGIYDTKKDKYIPDKTSIDGWKGLRLDYGNYYASKSFYDPSKNRRIVWGWANESDTVNDDVKKGWAGIQTIPRKIWLDSSGKQLVQWPVEELESLRGHKIQLSNRKLNKGDKIAVKGITPAQADVEVIFSFSSLDKAEPFDPNWANLYAQDVCAIKGSTVQGGLGPFGLLTLASKNLEEYTPVFFRVFKAHDKYKVLMCSDASRSTLENAKTMYKPSFAGYVDVDLTNKTLSLRSLIDHSVVESFGAGGKTCITSRVYPTLAIYDNAHLFVFNNGTETIKIESLNAWSMGKPKMNWSFGHSSY; this is encoded by the exons ATGTACTATAATGGTGTCTATCATCTATTCTACCAATACAATCCATATGGGTCAGTATGGGGCAATATTGTTTGGGCCCATTCAGTTTCAACGGACTTGATTAATTGGATCCCACTTGAACCCGCAATCTATCCATCCAAAGTATTTGACAAATATGGTACATGGTCCGGGTCAGCCACAATCTTACCCGACAACAAGCCCATTATCCTCTACACCGGAATCGTAGATGCAAAAAATACCCAAGTCCAAAACTATGCAATCCCAGCGGACTTATCCGACCCATTTCTTCGTAAATGGATCAAGCCCGATAACAATCCATTAATTGACGCTGACGTTAACATTAACAAGACCCAATTCCGTGACCCAACCACGTGTTGGTTGGGTCAGGATGGTCATTGGAGAACCTTGATAGGAAGTTTATGGGGAAATAAAGGGATGGCAATATTGTATAAAAGTAGAGATTTAATGAAATGGACCAAGGTCCAACAACCACTACATTCAGTTGATGGTACTGGAAATTGGGAATGTCCTGATTTTTTTCCAGTGTTATTGCGCGGTACAAATGGATTGGATGCATCGTACAAAggggaaaatattaaatatgtcCTTAAAGTTAGCCTTGATGTTACGAGGTTTGAATACTATACCGTTGGAATATATGATACGAAAAAAGACAAGTATATTCCAGATAAGACTTCTATCGATGGTTGGAAGGGATTGAGACTTGATTATGGTAATTATTACGCATCCAAATCATTTTATGACCCTAGCAAGAATCGAAGAATTGTGTGGGGTTGGGCTAACGAATCAGATACTGTCAATGACGATGTTAAGAAAGGATGGGCGGGAATACAAACTATTCCTCGTAAAATATGGCTTGATTCGAGCGGAAAACAATTGGTTCAATGGCCTGTCGAAGAATTAGAAAGTCTAAGAGGGCATAAGATCCAATTAAGCAATCGTAAGTTAAACAAAGGAGATAAAATTGCAGTTAAAGGAATCACACCAGCACAG GCCGATGTTGAAGTGATATTCTCATTTTCAAGCTTGGATAAGGCAGAGCCATTTGATCCCAATTGGGCTAACCTTTATGCTCAAGATGTATGTGCTATTAAAGGCTCAACGGTGCAAGGTGGACTTGGGCCATTTGGGCTCTTAACTTTGGCTTCTAAAAATTTGGAAGAATATACGCCGGTATTTTTCAGAGTTTTTAAGGCTCACGATAAATATAAGGTTCTCATGTGCTCTGATGCCTCAag ATCAACCCTCGAGAATGCTAAGACAATGTACAAGCCATCATTTGCTGGATATGTAGATGTAGATTTAACAAACAAGACATTGTCTTTGAGGAGTTTG attGATCACTCAGTAGTAGAAAGTTTTGGTGCCGGAGGAAAAACATGTATCACATCAAGGGTGTATCCGACATTAGCAATTTATGACAATGCACATCTATTTGTCTTTAATAATGGGACAGAGACTATCAAAATTGAGTCATTGAATGCATGGAGCATGGGTAAACCTAAAATGAACTGGTCATTTGGTCACTCTTCTTATTAA